The Chloroflexus aggregans DSM 9485 genome segment GTACGCCAAACGGGACGCACCTTTTCTTCGGCCTGGCTGACCCTCACCGTCGCACCGGGTCGGCGCGATGGTGTACGCTGTGGTTTCATCACCGGTCGTCGCCTTGGCAAGGCCGTCCAGCGCAACCGTGCCCGCCGACGAGTCCGTGAGGCAGTGCGCTTGCTTTTACCGTCACTTACCACCGGTTACGACCTACTTTTTGCTATTCGTTCACCAGAGGTGATTGAGGCGCCATTTAGCCAGTTGCAAGCCGATATTATTCGTTTACTCCGGCAGGCCTGCCTGCTCACAACACCTGAAACAGAACCTGTTTCACCGGTATCACCTACCTCACTACCACAAAACGAACGGGGATCGCCATGAATATCTGGTCGGCATTCGTTGGGTTGCTCGAACAATTACTCCTCTTCTTCTCATCACTGACCGGCAATATGGCATTGGGCATCGTGCTCTTCACGATCGCTGCCCGTCTCTTTATCTTGCCACTTACCCTCAGCTCGTTGCGTTCGAGTCGCCGAATGCAAGAGGTACAGCCAATCCTGAAAGAGATTCAGCGTAAGTACGGCAAAGACCCGCAACGACTCCAAGAAGAAACCCTACGGGTTTACCGTGAATATAAGATTAATCCGGTAGGCGGCTGTCTGCCTCTTTTGCTGCAACTACCGATTTTCTTCGGCGTGTATCAAGCTGTCTATCACTTGATGGTACCTGAACAGCGCGTGAATTTGAGCGCTGCTGCGGCCGAGATGTTGAAAGATGAACGCCTGGCACAAATTCTCAGTGCTCCGTTCTTCGGTATGGACCTGGGGGTGCCGGCATTTGGTCCAAATGGGTTTGCCGGTTTTGCTTATCTTGTCTTACCGGTACTATCGATCGTTTTACAATTGGTACAGCAGCTCATGGCAACACCGCGGGTTCAAGATCCACAGCAGAAGGCATTTACCCAAGCAATGTTGATCATGCCGTTTGTATTTGGATACATTGCCTTCACCTTCCCCACCGGTGCTGTCCTGTACTGGGTCGTGAGCAGTGTGATCGGCGTGATCCAGCAGTACTTTACATCGGGTTGGGGTTCACTGGCCAACTATTTGCGGTTCTTGCCACCCGACAATCGTCCTATACCGGCGATGAGCCTCGCGTCGGCCTCTGCCACTACAACCGAAACCCAAACCGAGACACCAAAAGTCGATTTTTGGTCGGTCATGCGCCCATTGATCGAAGCGCCGGTTGAGCAGAGTGAAGTGGGTGGTGAGGAGCAGCGTACATCACGTCAACACCCCAATCCTCGTCGTCGCCGTTAACGTTATCTACTCAGGAAGACGGTCACCGTGACCGAGAGGTGTCTATGAAGCGCATCGAAATCAGCGCACGCACCGTCGCCGAAGCCGTTGAATTGGCATTGGCCCAACTGGGCCGTGACCGCGATGAAGTGGCGATTGAGGTGCTCGATCCCGGCGAGAATGGTGACGAAGCACTGGTGCGCGTCACCGTCGTCGAAGATGACGAAGAAAAGCCTTCGATTGAAGAGGTGAGTGCGATTGCGCAGCGTATCCTCGAAGACCTGCTCGAACGCATGGATATTCAAGCCTACGTCACGTCGGTAATTTCGCGCGTGCCCGGCCCACAGGGTAACTTAGAAGAAACGATTACGCTGCACGTCGAAGGAGCCGATGAAGAAGCAATGGGTCTCTTGATCGGTCGGCGTGGCGAAACGCTCCGTTCGTTACAGTTCTTATTGAATTTGCTGGTAAGCCGACGAATACAGGTATGGCCACAACTGGTGGTTGATGTCGGCAACTATCGCCAACGCCGCCAAGAATCGCTCGAGAGCCTCGCCCGTCGGATGGCCGAACGAGTACGCCAGACCGGACGACCGATTATGCTCGAACCGATGGCAGCCTACGAACGACGTATCGTTCACCTTGCCCTGCGTGATGATAAGACGATCTATACCGAGAGTTCTGGGGAAGGCGAAAATCGTAAGATCGTGATCTATCCGGCTAAACAGTAGTCGACGCGCGCGGCCTTGGGCTTGCCTGGAACTACCCTACTCGTGTGGGATAGACGTTCTGTCAATATATGCGATTGAAACCTAAACCGAAGATTGACCTGGCAAACTAATCAAGTAGATTGTAACCCGTGACGACCAATATACCGCCAACACCCACGCAGCCACGCCCAAGGGTTTCAGCTCGTACCCTGCGGCCACGCCAAAAGAAGACTTTAGTCCGCAACAGGCCGTAGTATATGTGGGCGTCAGCTTACAGAACAGGCGCGCGAAAGCCCACACCCTTTAGCGGTGGGATGAAGCCCGGTACTGACGTGTAGATACGCATTGCACATCTATACAATCTATGATATCCTGTCGCTATGAAACAGATGTGCCACTCCAACGATCCGTGCGTGTTGCGCATCAACTCCCACTTGGTCTGGTGCCCCAAGCGGCGACAGAAGATGATAGGTGGCCGCCGAACAACACGCCTGGAAGAACTAATTCGTGAGACGGCGCCAGAGCTGGGGTGTGCGATGGTGGCGCTTGAAATCATGCCTGACCATCTCCATCTGGTTGTTTCGGCAACGCCGCACTGGGTACCCAACCACATCGTTGGGCGGTTCAAGGGCAAAACCAGCCGCATCGTGCGACAGGAGTTTCCTTTCCTGCAACGCATGCCGTCCTTGGGGTCTCGTTCGTATGTCTGGTCAACGACCGGACACGTTTCCGCCGATACCATCCGGCGGTATAGCGAAGCGCAGCGCACACGCGGATGAAGACGTTTGTCTCCAAGTTACGTCCGACACCTGCTCAAGTGGCTTGTCTTTCTGAGACGGTGGAAACTTGCCGCCAACGCTACAATCACGCTCTGAGCGAGCGCAAGACCGCCTATCAGGAACGTGGCGAGTCCATCGGTTTTGCGCGCCAATGCGCCAGCCTGCCTATGCTGAAACGGGAGGTGCCGCATCTGCAGCGTGTCCACTCCCAAGTGGTGCAGGATGTCGTGCGTCGAGGAGACCGCGCGTTTCAAGCGTTTTTTCGGCGGGTGAACGCCGGCGAAAAGGCGGGGTATCCGCGCTGCAAAGGGCGGGACCGGTACGATAGCTTCACCTATCCCCGGTGGGGCAACGGCGTCAAGCGGGAGCAGGGACGGCTCGTCCTCTCCAAAATCGGCGCTCTCCGGCTGCACAACGATCGCCCGGTTGAGGGCACGCCAAACATCTGTATCATCGTCCGCAACGCGGATGGATGGTATGCACACATCGTGTGTGACGTTGCACCATCACCACTCCCGCCAACCGGTAAGTCGGTAGGGATTGATGTTGGGCTTGAGTCGTTTGCAACGCTATCGAACGGCGTACAGATCGCTAATCCGCGCTCCTATCGTGTCGCCGAACGCACGCTGAAACAAGCACAACGACGGCTCGCTCGTCGCGTGAAGGGCAGCAATCGCTCCCGTAAGGCACGCACGTTGCTTGCGAACGCTCACCTGAAGGTCAAGCGGGCGCGATGGGATTTCGCCCACACAATCGCCCGCGCACCGGTCAATGAGGATGACCATCTTGCGGTTGAGAAACTGAACATTCGGGGGATGGTACGGAACCATCCCCTTGCCAAATCGATCTCCGACGCCGGATGGGGCATCTTTCTAAATATCCTGCTCGCCAAGGCTGCACGTGCTGGGCGAGTCGTGGTGGCAGTCAACCCTGCCGGAACGTCGCATATATGCGCGCGCTGTGGCGAGTCCGTTCCCAAACGACGTGCCGTTCACTGGCACTCCTGCCCGTATTGTGGTTGTGAATTGCACCGCGATCATAATGCTGCGCTTACTATCCTAAAGAAGTGCGGGGGCGCCGCCTTCGGGGAGGCTCAGCCGTTAGGCGGGCCGCAGAACCGAGAACCTCACAGGCTTTAGCCGTGGGAATGTCAGAGCACTACCTGTAGCGACGCCCACAGCAAAGCTAAGCGTTTATCCACAACCCACCGGTGGCTTTCCTATGCAAGGATTTTAGGCGCAATTCGCTGCGCTAGTACTGAATTCACCATGATTGACATTGTTATCATTGGTCACGTTACTTGCGATCTGCTACCGAATGGCACGACTGCCGCCGGTGGTACCGCTCGCTTCGCTGCACTATTGGCCCAACGCTTGGGGCTACGGCCGGCTATCGTCACTGCAAGTGCCGAAGAACCACCGTCTGGTATCGCGTGGTCAAGTATTCCCACCACCGTCAGCTCCACGTTCGAGAACCGCTACACCGTCACCGGACGACACCAGTGGCTTCACGCAGTCGCACCACCAATTCTCATGACCGACATCCCAGCCCGTTGGCGCACCGCTCCGATTGTCTTGTTAGGGCCGGTGTTACACGAATGTACCGCCGATGTTGCGGCTGCTTTTCCTGGGGCACTTATCGGAGCAACAGCACAGGGATGGCTGCGCGACTGGGATACACCCCTCCCATCCCCGGTACGCTTTCGGCACTGGCAACCCACCGCAACCGAACTCTCCCGTCTCCACGTCCTCACACTCAGCAGCGAAGATGTCGCCGGTGATGAAGAACTGGCAGCAGCTTATGCTCGCACTGTGCCGATTGGTATCGTCACCCACGGCGCACGCGGCGCCACGATGTATCTCCATGGGCAAGCCCACCACATCGCCCCATACCCGGCCCAAGAAATCGATCCTACCGGCGCCGGTGATGTCTTTACAGCAGCTTTCCTTATTCGCCTCTGGGAGATCGGCGATCCGTTCATTGCCGCCCGTTTTGCTGCCGCTGCCGCAGCGTGCGCGGTGGAAGGTCGTGATACCATGCCCGACCGAGTACAGATTATGCAGCGAATGGAGTTTGGCAGCCTTTCAGCCGTCCAAAAGGGGACAGATAGCGCGTTGGGAACGTCTTGAACACGACAAGAGAATGTAAGTGTCAGTTCGCCAACTCGAACTGACACTTCATACGTACACCACTAGCGCAACCGATACGGCACGCTTGTCACCACTGTTCCTCGTAGGCGCAATGCCGTCTTGATCAAAATACCGGTCTGATTATGCAGTAAATGCTCCCACCAGCGGGCCGGAACAAATTCAGGCAAAATAACCGTGATCACATCATCGCCGTAGCGCGTCTCAACCTCTTCGATATAGCGCACGATGGGATTGATCAACGAGCGGAACGGCGACTCAAGCACTACCAGAGGGATGCCGCATCCCCAATCTTGCCAGCGCTTACGTAACTTCTCAGTTGCTTCAGGATCGAGATCAACGTAGACGGCTGTAACATTATCGGGCGCGATCGAGCGTGCATACTGCAACGCCGGCAACACCCCCCGATGAATACCGCTAATCAACACAATCGCCGTGTGGCGTCGCAGTTCAGGTGGCACCACTGCGCCACTCAATGAAAGCTGTTCAGCCACCCGTCGGTAATGGAGATTAATCCCGCGAAACATCATCACCAAAACCGGGATCGTGAGGATTACCATCCACGCACCGTGGACAAACTTGGTAATCATCAAGATCACCAACACAATCGCGGTAAGGGTCGCCCCAAACCCATTAATGATAGCACTCCGTGCCCACCCCGGTTGCCGCAACCGTAGGTGACGCCGCACCATACCCGACTGCGAAAACGTAAACGAGGTAAAGACACCAACCGCGTACAGCGGAAGCATCGCTATCTCGTTGGCCTGAAAGATAACCACAAGCAATGCCGAAAACAACCCCAACACCAGAATACCATTTGAAAAGACCAACCGATCACCGCGCGAGGCGAACTGGCGAGGCAGGAAACGATCACGCGCCAGAAACGACGCTAAACGGGGAAAGTCGGCAAAAGCGGTATTGGCAGCTAACACCAAGATCAAGGCCGTAGCAATTTGAATAAACCCATAGACCGGCCCTATTCCAAAAATGGTACGAGCAATTTGGGAAACAATCGTTTCGTGGGTAAACTCGTTGGGGACAGCTTGATGTACATAGGCCAACCATGTGATCCCGAGAAACATCGTCACCAACAAGCTGATCATCCATGTCAGCGTCATTGCGGCATTACGTGCCTCCGGTGGCTTAAAGGCCTGCACACCATCGCTGATGGCCTCGATCCCGGTTAATGCGGTACACCCGGCGGCAAAAGCACGTAAAATCAACCAAAGCGATAACGTCTCACCGACCGGTGGAATATCTGGATCAATACTATGCCGCACCGGTTCGGCACCAAACAGCATATCTTGGCCGACACCTACCACAATCATCGAAAGGATACTTGCAATAAACGCATAGGTAGGCACCGAGAAGATCAATCCGCTCTCTTTAGCCCCCCGCAGATTGGCAATCGTGACTAAGAGAATACATAACAGCGCAATCTCAACCGCGTAATCGCGCACAATTGGGAAGCCCCAGTTGGTAGCGAGTGAGGTAATTGCAGCCACTCCGGCAGAAATACTCACCGCTACCGTCAGCACATAATCAATGAGTAATGCGCTTGCTGCGATTAATCCCGGCAAATCGCCCAAATTATCACGGGTCACAATATAGCTGCCACCACCTTGTGGATAGGCGTGAATGGTTTGGCGATATGAGAAGCCCACAATCAGCAGCAATATCGCAATAGCGATGGCAATCGGTAGTGAAAGACCAAGTGCTACACTGCCACCCAAGACGAGAATTGTGAGAATGGCTT includes the following:
- the rnpA gene encoding ribonuclease P protein component; translated protein: MRRANRLRRPAQFRRVRQTGRTFSSAWLTLTVAPGRRDGVRCGFITGRRLGKAVQRNRARRRVREAVRLLLPSLTTGYDLLFAIRSPEVIEAPFSQLQADIIRLLRQACLLTTPETEPVSPVSPTSLPQNERGSP
- a CDS encoding YidC/Oxa1 family membrane protein insertase; this encodes MNIWSAFVGLLEQLLLFFSSLTGNMALGIVLFTIAARLFILPLTLSSLRSSRRMQEVQPILKEIQRKYGKDPQRLQEETLRVYREYKINPVGGCLPLLLQLPIFFGVYQAVYHLMVPEQRVNLSAAAAEMLKDERLAQILSAPFFGMDLGVPAFGPNGFAGFAYLVLPVLSIVLQLVQQLMATPRVQDPQQKAFTQAMLIMPFVFGYIAFTFPTGAVLYWVVSSVIGVIQQYFTSGWGSLANYLRFLPPDNRPIPAMSLASASATTTETQTETPKVDFWSVMRPLIEAPVEQSEVGGEEQRTSRQHPNPRRRR
- the jag gene encoding RNA-binding cell elongation regulator Jag/EloR; translation: MKRIEISARTVAEAVELALAQLGRDRDEVAIEVLDPGENGDEALVRVTVVEDDEEKPSIEEVSAIAQRILEDLLERMDIQAYVTSVISRVPGPQGNLEETITLHVEGADEEAMGLLIGRRGETLRSLQFLLNLLVSRRIQVWPQLVVDVGNYRQRRQESLESLARRMAERVRQTGRPIMLEPMAAYERRIVHLALRDDKTIYTESSGEGENRKIVIYPAKQ
- the tnpA gene encoding IS200/IS605 family transposase, which produces MKQMCHSNDPCVLRINSHLVWCPKRRQKMIGGRRTTRLEELIRETAPELGCAMVALEIMPDHLHLVVSATPHWVPNHIVGRFKGKTSRIVRQEFPFLQRMPSLGSRSYVWSTTGHVSADTIRRYSEAQRTRG
- a CDS encoding RNA-guided endonuclease InsQ/TnpB family protein, which produces MKTFVSKLRPTPAQVACLSETVETCRQRYNHALSERKTAYQERGESIGFARQCASLPMLKREVPHLQRVHSQVVQDVVRRGDRAFQAFFRRVNAGEKAGYPRCKGRDRYDSFTYPRWGNGVKREQGRLVLSKIGALRLHNDRPVEGTPNICIIVRNADGWYAHIVCDVAPSPLPPTGKSVGIDVGLESFATLSNGVQIANPRSYRVAERTLKQAQRRLARRVKGSNRSRKARTLLANAHLKVKRARWDFAHTIARAPVNEDDHLAVEKLNIRGMVRNHPLAKSISDAGWGIFLNILLAKAARAGRVVVAVNPAGTSHICARCGESVPKRRAVHWHSCPYCGCELHRDHNAALTILKKCGGAAFGEAQPLGGPQNREPHRL
- a CDS encoding PfkB family carbohydrate kinase, which encodes MIDIVIIGHVTCDLLPNGTTAAGGTARFAALLAQRLGLRPAIVTASAEEPPSGIAWSSIPTTVSSTFENRYTVTGRHQWLHAVAPPILMTDIPARWRTAPIVLLGPVLHECTADVAAAFPGALIGATAQGWLRDWDTPLPSPVRFRHWQPTATELSRLHVLTLSSEDVAGDEELAAAYARTVPIGIVTHGARGATMYLHGQAHHIAPYPAQEIDPTGAGDVFTAAFLIRLWEIGDPFIAARFAAAAAACAVEGRDTMPDRVQIMQRMEFGSLSAVQKGTDSALGTS
- a CDS encoding APC family permease; the protein is MFAQLKRILVGRPIATEHQHQERLNKVTALAVFSSDALSSVSYATEAILTILVLGGSVALGLSLPIAIAIAILLLIVGFSYRQTIHAYPQGGGSYIVTRDNLGDLPGLIAASALLIDYVLTVAVSISAGVAAITSLATNWGFPIVRDYAVEIALLCILLVTIANLRGAKESGLIFSVPTYAFIASILSMIVVGVGQDMLFGAEPVRHSIDPDIPPVGETLSLWLILRAFAAGCTALTGIEAISDGVQAFKPPEARNAAMTLTWMISLLVTMFLGITWLAYVHQAVPNEFTHETIVSQIARTIFGIGPVYGFIQIATALILVLAANTAFADFPRLASFLARDRFLPRQFASRGDRLVFSNGILVLGLFSALLVVIFQANEIAMLPLYAVGVFTSFTFSQSGMVRRHLRLRQPGWARSAIINGFGATLTAIVLVILMITKFVHGAWMVILTIPVLVMMFRGINLHYRRVAEQLSLSGAVVPPELRRHTAIVLISGIHRGVLPALQYARSIAPDNVTAVYVDLDPEATEKLRKRWQDWGCGIPLVVLESPFRSLINPIVRYIEEVETRYGDDVITVILPEFVPARWWEHLLHNQTGILIKTALRLRGTVVTSVPYRLR